The proteins below are encoded in one region of Planctopirus limnophila DSM 3776:
- a CDS encoding glycoside hydrolase family 16 protein — MNSIARPFFQILAVGITLSTIGGLSPGRNQAAEPTSEWKLTWSDEFAGSEIDRKKWDFDLGNGFYNYHSNQWISGWGNNELQYYTKEPENAFIRDGMLHIRAVKESYQGCGYTSAKLKTRQRDGSPLFNQKYGKFEFRAKLPTEKGVWPALWMLPQGDSYGPWAASGEIDVMEARGQEPGKVLGTVHYGGRWPQNAHSGDEFIFPAGTSMADFHTYAVEWEPGKISWLVDGKVYQTQNFWWSTSGVQGTSGQGKKPAGEQDLNPWPAPFDQPFYLIMNVAVGGNFLGPPDEKSQFPAEMIVDYVRVYSSTKPASIVPPRGEGKLPFQP, encoded by the coding sequence ATGAACTCCATTGCACGTCCTTTCTTTCAGATCCTGGCCGTTGGAATCACCCTTTCAACCATCGGTGGATTATCTCCCGGACGAAATCAAGCGGCAGAGCCAACCAGCGAGTGGAAGCTCACGTGGAGCGACGAGTTTGCTGGCAGTGAGATTGATCGTAAGAAATGGGATTTCGATCTCGGGAACGGCTTCTACAACTACCATTCCAACCAATGGATCAGTGGTTGGGGTAACAACGAACTGCAGTATTACACCAAAGAACCAGAGAATGCGTTCATTCGCGACGGCATGCTGCATATTCGAGCGGTCAAGGAATCGTATCAGGGATGTGGCTATACATCCGCCAAGCTGAAGACACGCCAGCGGGATGGTTCTCCGCTCTTCAACCAGAAGTATGGCAAATTTGAATTTCGAGCCAAGTTACCCACCGAGAAAGGTGTCTGGCCCGCTCTCTGGATGCTGCCACAGGGCGATTCCTATGGGCCCTGGGCAGCCTCTGGCGAGATCGACGTCATGGAAGCTCGCGGACAGGAACCTGGAAAAGTCTTAGGGACAGTACACTACGGCGGCAGATGGCCTCAGAATGCCCATAGCGGAGATGAGTTTATCTTTCCGGCAGGGACATCGATGGCTGACTTTCACACCTACGCGGTCGAATGGGAACCGGGAAAGATCAGTTGGCTGGTCGATGGAAAGGTTTATCAAACTCAAAACTTCTGGTGGAGTACCAGTGGTGTTCAAGGCACTTCTGGACAGGGGAAGAAGCCAGCCGGAGAACAGGATCTGAATCCGTGGCCAGCCCCGTTTGACCAGCCGTTTTATCTGATCATGAACGTGGCCGTGGGAGGGAATTTTCTGGGCCCACCCGATGAGAAATCCCAGTTTCCTGCAGAGATGATTGTGGACTATGT
- a CDS encoding metallophosphoesterase family protein, with the protein MLLGILSDTHNELARTRVAVEVLRQAGVEALIHCGDLASTPILEICACLPLWFVFGNHDADSASELKIAAAELHVTCLGWGDVILLGGRKLGVVHGHLTLDIKRISRGTPEVLFCGHSHLAGELTIDGLRRINPGALHRAAKFTVAVFETTNSHVQWLEIPRS; encoded by the coding sequence GTGCTGCTTGGGATCCTCTCGGATACTCACAACGAATTGGCCCGCACGCGTGTGGCTGTTGAAGTATTACGCCAAGCCGGTGTGGAGGCTTTGATTCATTGCGGGGATCTGGCCAGTACTCCCATCTTGGAGATCTGCGCTTGCCTGCCCCTGTGGTTTGTATTCGGGAATCATGATGCGGACTCCGCCTCAGAATTGAAGATCGCCGCTGCTGAACTCCATGTAACATGTCTGGGCTGGGGTGATGTCATTTTGCTGGGTGGCCGCAAGCTTGGAGTGGTACATGGCCATTTAACGTTGGACATCAAAAGAATCAGTCGAGGCACCCCAGAAGTTCTCTTCTGCGGGCATTCGCATCTCGCTGGGGAATTAACGATTGATGGTCTCAGACGGATCAATCCGGGGGCACTCCATCGAGCTGCAAAATTCACTGTTGCCGTCTTTGAAACGACTAACAGTCATGTTCAATGGCTGGAAATTCCAAGAAGCTGA
- a CDS encoding FIST signal transduction protein: MNRYAAAWTTEVSLVRAMEQVAIEIQSQLEGRHPDLLLVFCSHHYADAWQNLSAGLVSTTGAKVLLGCSGESIVATGRELENGPALSIWAASWDGVGMIPFQATFERTPDGIVTTGLPQGVNGLLQGNARCAIVLADPYSSLTDLITDHLAEDLPNLPVIGGMASGGGPGENRLFYAHKAIEPQVFEEGAIGVILSGNLTFTPVVSQGCKPVGTTYVVTKADRNFIVELGGEPPLARLEQLYADLSATDQRLIENGLHLGLAMTEYRDQFRRGDFLIANVIGADRNTGVLAIGGKARVGQTVQFHLRDHVTASEDLVEMLKTARSSHPAPQAALLFTCNGRGTRLFSAPHHDAQKLEEFFGSIPVAGFFAQGELGQVGTKNFLHGFTASIGLFG, from the coding sequence ATGAACCGATATGCAGCCGCCTGGACGACAGAAGTTTCATTAGTTCGTGCGATGGAACAGGTTGCTATTGAGATTCAAAGCCAGCTTGAGGGGCGACACCCCGATTTGCTGCTGGTGTTTTGCTCCCACCATTATGCGGATGCCTGGCAGAATCTGTCGGCGGGGCTCGTCTCCACAACAGGTGCCAAAGTCCTGCTCGGCTGTTCGGGCGAATCGATTGTGGCCACAGGCCGGGAACTTGAAAATGGACCGGCACTTTCGATTTGGGCGGCCTCGTGGGACGGCGTGGGAATGATCCCTTTTCAGGCAACGTTTGAACGCACGCCGGATGGCATCGTCACTACGGGCTTACCACAGGGAGTCAATGGACTTCTTCAGGGGAATGCTCGCTGTGCGATCGTACTGGCCGATCCGTATTCCTCATTGACAGATCTGATCACAGATCATCTGGCAGAGGATTTGCCGAACCTGCCCGTCATTGGTGGTATGGCCAGCGGCGGTGGACCGGGCGAAAACCGCCTGTTTTATGCTCACAAGGCAATTGAACCGCAGGTTTTCGAAGAGGGGGCGATTGGAGTCATTCTCTCGGGAAATCTGACGTTTACACCGGTGGTCTCACAAGGGTGTAAACCGGTGGGAACAACCTATGTGGTGACGAAGGCTGATCGAAACTTTATCGTGGAACTGGGTGGTGAACCTCCACTGGCCCGTCTGGAACAGCTTTACGCTGACTTATCCGCCACTGACCAGAGGCTGATCGAAAACGGCCTACACCTGGGATTGGCCATGACCGAGTATCGCGATCAGTTCCGCAGGGGCGACTTTCTGATTGCCAATGTGATTGGTGCTGATCGTAATACCGGAGTGCTGGCCATTGGCGGAAAAGCACGAGTCGGCCAAACCGTGCAGTTTCATCTGCGTGATCATGTGACGGCCAGCGAGGATCTGGTCGAAATGCTAAAGACTGCCCGTTCCAGCCATCCGGCACCGCAAGCCGCCCTGCTCTTTACCTGCAACGGCCGAGGGACGCGGTTGTTTTCCGCTCCTCACCACGATGCCCAAAAACTGGAAGAATTCTTCGGCTCCATTCCTGTCGCAGGATTTTTTGCCCAGGGAGAACTTGGTCAAGTCGGTACAAAGAACTTCCTGCATGGATTTACGGCAAGTATTGGGCTATTTGGATGA
- the sppA gene encoding signal peptide peptidase SppA produces MLSHSFFCRVLGVAMWLAASGLYQLSQSVASEPVPVKTALVKPTQEKPAEDAPATSATTTITPGSEKAGTGTAGNKVPEAEVKPLKIAHLKISGALTEGAPLEGLFGETSETLFTLIARLDKAAADKEIQTVVLEFGDLALGRGKIYELRSAIARIRAAGKDVWAYLDSADTTAYLLASACDKIVMPEPAMLMIPGVRAEVWFYKEMLSKIDVEPEVVRIGEFKSAGEPYTRKDMSPEFKKEMDELLDDVYSQIVSTIAESRKIPADKVRELIDTAVFTSEKAKSAGLLDEVQYESGLYDVIKKSHNVTSAKLTRNYGRKKTDADLSGLNGIITLMNALSGQTPASRKSSAPKVGILYASGMISTGSSQNSPLSGEVLGSETFIKAVRQLRDDDTVKAVVLRIDSPGGSALASDLMWHELELLKAKKPLVASMSDVAGSGGYYIAMGTQKIYAAPGTVTGSIGVVGGKVALEKLYNKLGINVVVLERGKNSGVLSTTTGFTESQREATRLLMNEIYEQFTSKAAAGRKMEVAQLEKLARGRIYSGNRALEIGLVDEIGTLEDAIKGAIALAKIENPAKLERLELPKPGSPLESLLGPMGAESRMEARLEQRLKDLIPTALQPALQDELLMRMLANQPVLTVMPYRLELK; encoded by the coding sequence ATGCTGAGTCATTCGTTTTTCTGTCGAGTTCTGGGCGTCGCCATGTGGCTGGCTGCAAGTGGTCTGTACCAGCTGTCTCAAAGCGTTGCGAGTGAGCCTGTCCCGGTAAAAACAGCCCTGGTAAAGCCAACGCAGGAAAAGCCAGCGGAAGATGCACCAGCGACTTCGGCCACAACGACAATCACTCCTGGCTCAGAAAAAGCAGGTACGGGAACCGCAGGTAACAAAGTTCCGGAAGCTGAAGTCAAGCCTCTCAAGATTGCTCATTTGAAGATCTCCGGTGCCTTAACTGAGGGAGCACCACTCGAAGGGCTATTTGGAGAAACTTCCGAAACCTTATTCACTCTCATTGCTCGCCTCGACAAAGCGGCAGCCGACAAAGAAATCCAAACGGTTGTCCTCGAGTTTGGTGACCTTGCTCTCGGTCGTGGCAAGATTTATGAACTTCGTTCGGCCATTGCCCGCATTCGCGCTGCCGGGAAAGACGTCTGGGCTTATCTCGATTCCGCCGACACCACTGCGTATCTGCTCGCTTCGGCCTGTGACAAAATCGTGATGCCCGAACCCGCCATGCTCATGATCCCCGGCGTGCGGGCTGAAGTCTGGTTCTACAAAGAGATGCTCTCCAAGATCGATGTCGAGCCCGAAGTTGTGCGTATTGGCGAGTTCAAATCGGCCGGTGAACCTTACACCCGCAAAGATATGAGCCCCGAGTTCAAAAAAGAGATGGATGAACTCCTCGACGATGTCTACTCCCAGATTGTGTCAACCATTGCGGAAAGTCGAAAAATTCCCGCAGACAAAGTTCGCGAGTTGATCGATACCGCCGTCTTCACCAGCGAAAAAGCCAAATCCGCTGGCCTTCTGGATGAAGTGCAGTATGAGTCTGGTCTCTATGACGTAATCAAAAAGTCTCACAACGTCACTTCCGCAAAACTGACTCGCAACTATGGTCGTAAGAAGACAGACGCTGACCTTTCTGGCCTGAATGGCATTATCACTCTTATGAATGCACTCTCCGGGCAGACACCCGCTTCTCGGAAGTCATCGGCTCCCAAGGTTGGCATTCTCTATGCCAGTGGCATGATCTCCACCGGGAGCAGCCAGAACAGTCCCCTTTCGGGCGAAGTGCTGGGTTCCGAGACCTTTATCAAGGCCGTTCGTCAACTGAGAGATGACGACACTGTCAAGGCGGTCGTGTTACGGATCGACAGCCCTGGTGGAAGTGCGCTAGCCAGTGATCTGATGTGGCACGAACTGGAACTTCTCAAAGCGAAAAAACCACTCGTCGCCAGCATGAGCGATGTCGCCGGCAGCGGCGGCTATTACATCGCGATGGGAACTCAAAAGATTTACGCTGCCCCCGGAACAGTGACAGGTTCGATTGGTGTTGTCGGCGGGAAAGTAGCACTCGAAAAACTCTACAACAAACTGGGGATCAATGTCGTCGTTCTCGAACGCGGCAAAAACAGCGGCGTACTCTCGACCACTACAGGCTTTACGGAGTCTCAGCGAGAAGCGACTCGACTGCTGATGAATGAAATTTACGAGCAGTTCACCAGCAAGGCGGCTGCTGGACGAAAAATGGAAGTCGCACAACTGGAAAAGCTGGCCCGCGGCCGGATTTACTCGGGCAATCGTGCTCTCGAAATCGGCCTCGTGGATGAGATCGGCACTCTGGAAGATGCGATCAAGGGAGCTATCGCCCTCGCCAAGATCGAAAACCCAGCCAAGCTCGAACGCCTGGAACTCCCCAAACCAGGCAGTCCACTGGAATCGTTGCTGGGCCCCATGGGTGCCGAATCTCGCATGGAAGCCCGTCTGGAACAACGTCTTAAAGATCTGATTCCCACGGCACTTCAACCCGCTCTGCAGGATGAACTGCTGATGCGCATGCTGGCGAATCAGCCCGTGCTGACAGTCATGCCCTACCGTCTCGAACTGAAGTAG
- a CDS encoding ABC transporter substrate-binding protein, translated as MVGLLVGTQGCFITSSPPVANQGGGDAAAEKLTAAALKMEQAADRLAAAADRLSKLEVRVGSGTGSAASEATASPTTAEAKPVETAASSTEAKLIREVDELYAKYPDVPRVEILKELDGIEIPRVKAGSGKTLELGAGIPVDVGNPHAASKPSQPVKGDQVIVRFNSEPKSLNPVIEQSAVQTYMGQYIQEALARQDNETFEFVPHLATKWIIEDSVKLSSDYPGKKYRLVLGDGSPLPSAEIEYLPPAKKDPKAEPEVMKIVVKTVNEEGQPIAKGWVGLFPIGKILGAPTTGYHNWSNEQGELVISGIIPGKYRVLTGSEIYGKVKPLADGAIEVTPLSEENPLKQALPPGQTSLVLKADEYQDIQRETWMTFYLDPRAKWSDGTPFTSTDLKFAFAVLNNNTVDCDAVRTYYSDLTDLDALSPLVVRMRYRQQYFKAFEFGAGIGLYTPPFEFFKNRLKTQTTEPAITGYELTLDRLTEAEEDSQKKVSAHGKRFGKFFNLDTAYNQTPLGTGPYMVESWKKTDRVILSRNDSYWLPERSGYLDKLIFRFLPDNTTALQSLRAGEIDFNYRMDPEQFTKDLAGPPDWFKDKFIKADWYTPNYGYYCWNLNRPYFKDQRVRMALAMLFEKEAFLKNKMYNLGTMVSGSQYYFGPGYDHSVKSVDYSPETARDLLATAGWIDTNRDGILDRDGVKLSFEALIPFGNPVIDDRTALLQKTLKQVGVDMQITRIEWAAFVERLKAKDFDLVTLSWAMPVESDPFQLWHSSGATPESRGSNAGSFANNLADELIEKIRVTLEPDKRALLNYSLHRLLDAQQPYLFLYCSKDLGAYHKRFRGVKWYRLRPGFDLAEWYVPKDEQVHKSE; from the coding sequence ATGGTCGGCCTGCTTGTCGGAACTCAAGGATGTTTCATCACTTCGTCTCCACCTGTTGCGAATCAGGGCGGGGGAGATGCAGCAGCCGAAAAACTCACTGCGGCAGCTCTCAAGATGGAGCAGGCCGCTGATCGACTCGCTGCCGCAGCCGATCGATTGTCGAAGCTGGAAGTGAGGGTGGGTTCAGGGACGGGCTCCGCGGCTTCCGAAGCAACGGCTTCACCAACGACAGCAGAGGCCAAGCCAGTAGAGACAGCCGCCTCGTCGACCGAAGCCAAACTGATCCGCGAAGTTGATGAGCTCTACGCCAAATACCCCGATGTCCCCCGTGTCGAAATCCTGAAAGAACTCGATGGCATCGAAATTCCTCGTGTCAAAGCCGGCAGCGGCAAAACACTAGAGTTGGGTGCAGGCATACCAGTGGACGTCGGGAACCCGCACGCGGCGAGCAAACCCAGCCAACCGGTCAAGGGTGATCAGGTCATTGTGCGGTTCAATTCCGAGCCCAAATCGTTGAACCCCGTCATCGAACAGTCAGCGGTCCAAACCTACATGGGCCAATATATTCAGGAAGCTCTGGCGCGGCAGGACAACGAGACCTTCGAGTTTGTGCCTCACCTCGCGACGAAATGGATCATCGAAGATTCCGTCAAGCTCTCGTCGGATTATCCCGGTAAGAAATATCGCCTCGTCCTCGGTGACGGCAGCCCACTTCCTTCAGCTGAAATCGAGTATCTGCCGCCCGCCAAAAAAGACCCCAAGGCCGAACCTGAGGTCATGAAGATCGTCGTCAAAACGGTCAATGAGGAAGGTCAGCCGATTGCCAAAGGCTGGGTTGGCCTTTTCCCCATCGGCAAAATTCTGGGAGCGCCAACTACTGGCTATCACAACTGGAGCAATGAACAAGGCGAACTCGTCATCAGCGGGATCATTCCCGGCAAGTACCGCGTCCTGACGGGGAGCGAGATTTATGGAAAAGTGAAGCCGCTAGCCGATGGAGCCATCGAAGTCACTCCGCTTTCCGAAGAGAACCCGCTCAAGCAGGCACTTCCACCCGGCCAGACATCGCTCGTTCTTAAAGCCGATGAATACCAGGATATTCAGCGCGAGACGTGGATGACGTTTTATCTCGATCCCCGAGCCAAATGGTCTGATGGCACTCCCTTTACGAGTACCGATCTCAAGTTTGCCTTTGCAGTCTTGAACAACAACACAGTCGACTGTGATGCCGTTCGGACCTATTACTCAGACCTCACAGATCTGGATGCCCTTTCGCCGCTGGTCGTGCGCATGCGATATCGGCAGCAGTACTTTAAAGCGTTCGAGTTTGGTGCCGGGATTGGCCTCTACACGCCCCCGTTTGAGTTCTTCAAGAATCGACTGAAAACACAGACCACCGAACCTGCGATCACAGGCTACGAGCTGACTCTCGATCGTCTCACCGAAGCGGAAGAAGATTCTCAGAAGAAAGTGAGCGCGCACGGAAAGCGGTTCGGAAAATTCTTTAATCTCGACACGGCCTACAATCAGACTCCTCTGGGAACTGGCCCTTACATGGTCGAAAGCTGGAAGAAGACCGATCGCGTCATTCTGAGCAGAAATGACAGCTACTGGCTGCCCGAACGCAGTGGTTACCTTGATAAGCTGATCTTCCGTTTTCTCCCCGATAATACGACCGCGCTGCAATCGTTGCGTGCCGGTGAAATCGACTTCAATTACCGGATGGACCCCGAGCAGTTCACCAAGGATCTCGCTGGTCCGCCCGATTGGTTCAAAGACAAGTTCATCAAAGCCGATTGGTACACCCCGAACTACGGCTACTACTGCTGGAATCTCAACCGGCCCTACTTCAAAGACCAGCGCGTCCGCATGGCTCTGGCTATGCTGTTCGAGAAAGAAGCGTTCCTGAAAAACAAGATGTACAATCTGGGAACGATGGTCAGTGGCAGCCAGTATTACTTTGGTCCCGGCTATGACCACTCGGTCAAATCGGTCGATTACAGTCCTGAAACGGCTCGCGATCTCCTCGCGACCGCTGGGTGGATCGATACAAATCGGGATGGCATTCTTGACCGAGACGGTGTGAAACTCAGCTTCGAAGCTCTGATCCCTTTTGGAAATCCAGTTATTGATGACCGTACGGCACTCCTGCAGAAAACACTCAAGCAGGTTGGGGTCGACATGCAAATTACCCGCATCGAATGGGCAGCTTTTGTCGAACGTCTCAAAGCCAAGGATTTCGATCTCGTCACACTTTCGTGGGCCATGCCTGTTGAGAGTGATCCCTTCCAGCTCTGGCACAGTTCGGGAGCTACGCCTGAATCGCGAGGCAGTAATGCCGGCTCTTTTGCGAACAATCTGGCCGATGAACTGATCGAGAAAATTCGAGTCACGCTTGAACCCGATAAGCGGGCGCTTCTGAACTATTCACTCCATCGACTGCTCGATGCCCAGCAGCCCTATTTGTTCCTCTATTGCTCAAAAGACCTGGGGGCATATCACAAACGCTTCCGGGGGGTGAAGTGGTATCGTCTGCGGCCCGGTTTTGATCTGGCTGAGTGGTATGTCCCCAAGGATGAGCAGGTTCATAAGTCGGAATAA
- a CDS encoding ABC transporter permease, whose protein sequence is MATYIFRRLLLMIPTLFGILVLSFIVIKSTPGDPASGRFGGAAAAQGGMNAERGTEDAEKAFRKNFKLDEPLYVQFFWFVGRIFRGEMIYYTKQGSIWPDLIPAMKITLMINSIVFLLVYLLAIPMGIFSATAPHSTGDRIMTLTLFVLYSLPSFWVAEMLRLGVLESNAAWNAAMLSQDAQEWMFNYPISGLHDVNADRFSLFQWLWDYTLHLVLPILCMTYASLAYISRQMRAGMLEVVRQDYIRTAKAKGCSPARVIWVHALRNSLFPIITLFASLLPALIGGSVIIEYIFNIPGMGKLTIDSVFSREYDMILVTMMLSAVLTLIGILISDIMYVLVDPRVSFESKN, encoded by the coding sequence ATGGCGACGTATATCTTTCGACGACTGCTGCTGATGATTCCGACGTTGTTCGGAATTCTCGTGCTGTCATTCATCGTCATTAAATCCACACCTGGCGATCCTGCCTCTGGTCGTTTTGGTGGTGCTGCTGCGGCGCAAGGCGGAATGAATGCCGAGCGTGGGACTGAGGACGCGGAAAAAGCCTTCCGTAAGAACTTCAAACTGGATGAACCGCTGTATGTCCAGTTTTTCTGGTTTGTGGGGCGCATCTTCCGTGGCGAAATGATTTACTACACCAAGCAAGGCTCCATCTGGCCCGATCTCATCCCGGCAATGAAGATCACACTCATGATCAACTCGATCGTGTTCTTGCTGGTCTATCTCCTGGCAATTCCCATGGGGATTTTCAGTGCGACCGCCCCTCACAGCACGGGCGATCGAATCATGACACTCACTCTGTTTGTGCTCTACAGCCTCCCGTCCTTCTGGGTGGCGGAAATGCTGCGGCTGGGAGTGCTCGAATCGAATGCCGCATGGAATGCTGCAATGCTCAGCCAGGATGCTCAAGAATGGATGTTTAATTACCCAATCAGCGGATTGCACGATGTCAATGCGGATCGATTCAGTTTGTTCCAATGGCTATGGGACTATACGCTGCATCTGGTGCTCCCCATACTTTGTATGACTTACGCCTCTTTGGCGTACATCAGTCGACAGATGCGTGCGGGCATGCTGGAGGTCGTCCGGCAGGATTACATTCGCACGGCCAAAGCCAAAGGCTGCAGCCCCGCGCGAGTCATCTGGGTGCATGCTCTTCGCAACAGCCTCTTTCCCATCATTACGTTATTTGCTTCACTTCTTCCCGCTCTGATTGGCGGCAGTGTCATCATCGAATACATTTTCAACATTCCCGGCATGGGTAAACTCACCATCGACAGTGTGTTTTCGCGTGAGTACGACATGATTCTCGTCACGATGATGCTTTCAGCGGTATTGACTTTGATTGGAATTCTGATTTCCGACATCATGTATGTTCTGGTCGATCCCCGCGTCTCGTTCGAAAGCAAGAACTGA
- a CDS encoding ABC transporter permease yields the protein MAADRRLHTTTPSSPQVAGLGAENGASPVAAGEKVASPLSTSSTSSTGVQASRSEQSQAAQIWREFKKRRLAVFAAILMIVEIMIAVFAPFIANDRPMAFRGVNRFEFQQLIQTVESLMAMANGESRQESGAAKKVYPVLEKAQSLLETASAEIDVSKSGGSESRRQFEGLIRRIQDMQKPLGSFPDQTSALPPELIQGIQAILMDVKTLKKSELPPLLSRWYFPALAQLNGIDFWFIAAAIFWPLWWFATRLSTFAYRQPRWVQLLVLSGVPTLAAGIWVEINPSRLDQTNYKQGVLTAYDFSRTAPVIFDVVVWPLVPFGIDEYDTTNQTKPPAFSLKEPQKLATPWDRPHWLGTNHNGVDLLTLLIWGARISLSVGLVAVLIYMSIGIVLGALAGYFRGWVDILISRLIEVVICFPTLFLVLTIVALLKPSLINIMIVIGLTGWTGVARLVRSEFLRLVNQEFVLAGKSIGFSSTRLIFRHILPNALAPVVVAATFGIAGAILLESSLSFLGLGVRVPTPSWGTILSEGRTRLLQAPWQMTYPGFAIFITVTCYNLIGEALRDAADPRLRGTR from the coding sequence ATGGCTGCGGATCGTCGACTTCACACAACGACACCTTCCTCGCCTCAGGTGGCTGGACTTGGAGCAGAGAATGGAGCCTCTCCAGTCGCTGCTGGTGAGAAGGTGGCCTCACCTCTCAGTACGAGTTCAACCTCGTCTACGGGTGTTCAAGCCTCTCGCAGTGAACAGTCGCAGGCGGCTCAGATCTGGCGCGAGTTCAAGAAACGAAGACTCGCAGTCTTTGCGGCCATTCTCATGATTGTCGAAATCATGATTGCGGTCTTTGCACCGTTCATTGCGAATGACAGGCCGATGGCCTTTCGCGGCGTGAATCGCTTCGAGTTCCAGCAGTTGATTCAGACTGTGGAATCTCTGATGGCAATGGCCAACGGTGAAAGTCGCCAGGAGAGTGGGGCGGCAAAAAAGGTCTATCCAGTTCTGGAAAAGGCCCAGTCATTGCTGGAGACAGCCTCCGCAGAAATTGATGTTTCCAAGTCCGGCGGAAGCGAATCCCGCAGGCAATTTGAGGGTTTGATCCGACGAATTCAGGATATGCAGAAACCCCTCGGCTCGTTTCCCGACCAGACCTCGGCCTTGCCGCCAGAACTGATTCAGGGAATTCAGGCAATTCTTATGGATGTCAAAACGCTGAAGAAAAGCGAATTGCCTCCACTTCTCTCCCGCTGGTACTTTCCGGCACTCGCACAACTCAATGGAATCGACTTCTGGTTTATTGCCGCTGCCATTTTCTGGCCACTTTGGTGGTTTGCCACGCGACTCTCGACGTTCGCTTATCGACAACCTCGCTGGGTGCAACTGCTCGTTCTATCTGGCGTTCCCACACTGGCTGCAGGCATTTGGGTCGAAATCAACCCCTCTCGACTCGATCAGACCAATTACAAGCAAGGTGTGCTGACGGCGTACGACTTCTCTCGCACCGCCCCGGTGATCTTCGATGTTGTCGTCTGGCCACTGGTTCCTTTTGGCATCGATGAGTACGACACGACCAATCAGACAAAGCCACCCGCCTTTTCGCTCAAGGAACCGCAAAAGCTCGCCACGCCGTGGGATCGCCCGCACTGGCTGGGGACGAATCACAATGGTGTCGATCTCCTGACACTTCTCATCTGGGGAGCACGCATCAGCCTTTCGGTCGGTCTGGTCGCGGTTCTGATCTACATGTCGATCGGGATTGTCCTCGGTGCTCTGGCGGGCTACTTCCGCGGTTGGGTCGATATTCTGATCTCACGTCTGATTGAAGTCGTCATCTGCTTCCCGACACTATTCCTCGTATTGACGATTGTGGCTCTTCTGAAACCCAGCCTCATCAACATCATGATTGTCATCGGCTTGACCGGCTGGACAGGTGTGGCCCGGTTAGTTCGCAGCGAGTTTTTGCGGCTGGTGAATCAGGAATTTGTGCTGGCTGGCAAGTCGATTGGCTTTTCCTCCACGCGGCTCATTTTCCGACACATCCTCCCCAATGCCCTGGCCCCTGTGGTCGTGGCGGCGACATTTGGTATTGCCGGAGCCATCCTGCTTGAAAGCTCACTGTCATTTCTAGGGCTGGGTGTCCGTGTTCCTACACCTTCCTGGGGCACAATTCTCAGTGAAGGCCGCACTCGCCTGCTGCAGGCTCCCTGGCAGATGACGTATCCCGGATTCGCCATTTTCATCACCGTCACCTGCTACAATCTGATTGGCGAGGCGCTGCGGGATGCGGCTGATCCAAGGCTCCGCGGCACACGATAA